A window of Mustelus asterias unplaced genomic scaffold, sMusAst1.hap1.1 HAP1_SCAFFOLD_586, whole genome shotgun sequence contains these coding sequences:
- the LOC144487085 gene encoding uncharacterized protein LOC144487085 translates to MERHDDIDTIEKPWICVDCGKAFTCPSKLETHRRTHTGERPFTCPVCWKEFTQSSCLTLHQRVHTGERPYTCSVCGKGFVQMYNLQLHRRIHTGERPFTCSVCGKRFINSSNLVTHQRVHTEERPFSCTDCGKSFRHSSSLKAHQRLHTGERPFTCSECGKGFTTSSHLVTHQRLHE, encoded by the coding sequence ATGGAGAGACATGATGATATTGACACCATAGAAAAACCGTGgatatgtgtggactgtgggaaagcattcacttgcccatccaaactggaaactcatcgacgcacccacactggggagaggcccttcacctgccccGTGTGTTGGAAGGAATTTACTCAATCATCCTGCCTAacattacaccagcgagttcacactggagagagaccgtacacttgctctgtgtgtgggaagggattcgtccAGATGTATAACCTACAATTACACCGGagaattcatactggggagaggccgttcacctgctccgtgtgtggaaagcgattcattaattcatccaacctcgtgacacaccagagagttcacactgaggagaggccgttcagctgcactgactgtggaaagagcttcagacattcatccagcctcaaagcacatcagcgacttcacactggggagagaccattcacctgctcagagtgtgggaagggattcactacctcctcccacctggtgacacaccagcgacttcacgagtga